Proteins from one Candidatus Poseidoniia archaeon genomic window:
- a CDS encoding nitroreductase family protein has protein sequence MTTPEMQPLDFRELPLEEMQTRVSDFVADLRRRRTVRHFTDRAVPRTLIEECLRAANSAPSGANRQPWHFVAVGDAGTKSCIRTAAEAEEREFYHGRAPDEWLDALEVLGTDEHKPFLEVAPWLIVIFAETYGVADDGEKIKNYYVPESVGIATGFLIAALHRAGLATLTHTPSPMGFLRDILGRGEHERAFLILVTGYPAGDAQVPALAKKRLADVASFVE, from the coding sequence GTGACCACGCCGGAAATGCAGCCGCTCGACTTCCGCGAACTGCCGCTGGAGGAGATGCAGACGCGCGTCAGTGATTTCGTCGCCGACCTGCGTCGCCGCCGCACGGTGCGCCACTTCACGGACCGGGCGGTACCGCGCACGCTCATCGAGGAGTGCCTGCGTGCCGCCAACTCGGCGCCGAGCGGCGCCAACCGGCAGCCGTGGCACTTCGTCGCGGTCGGCGACGCCGGGACGAAATCGTGCATCCGCACGGCGGCCGAGGCGGAGGAGCGCGAGTTCTACCACGGACGCGCACCCGACGAGTGGCTCGACGCGCTGGAGGTGCTGGGCACCGATGAGCACAAGCCGTTCCTCGAGGTAGCGCCGTGGCTCATCGTCATCTTCGCCGAAACGTATGGCGTCGCGGACGACGGGGAAAAAATAAAAAACTACTACGTGCCGGAGTCGGTCGGCATCGCCACTGGCTTCCTGATTGCGGCGCTCCACCGCGCCGGGCTGGCGACGCTGACGCACACGCCCAGCCCGATGGGGTTCCTGCGCGACATCCTCGGCCGCGGGGAGCACGAGCGCGCGTTCCTGATTCTCGTGACGGGCTACCCCGCCGGCGACGCACAGGTACCGGCGCTCGCGAAGAAGAGGCTGGCCGACGTCGCCAGCTTCGTCGAGTAG
- the dnaJ gene encoding molecular chaperone DnaJ: MAKRDYYEVLGVSRDASKADVKKAYRTLARKYHPDANRENQSEAEEKFKEISEAYEVLADDEKRPRYDRHGHEGVNFGGGGFSWDDFTHQGDISDIFGQLFGGGGGGGMGDIFSQFFGGGARQRGPRNRGADLRYDLTLSLEQAYSGLEQQVTIPRDEACGDCSGSGAAEGGSAVTCSQCGGRGMVQHVQRRGFMQTVQTGECPQCGGDGKTVDKPCSGCRGRGVREARKKIKLTIPPGIDDGHRLRLRGQGSAGPRNGPRGDLYVVTNVRRHRTFQRQETEIVLELEITPAQAVLGEEIEVPTLAGKVMLKVPAGTQSGAVLRLRGKGMPDLARAGRYGDQHVRVNVRIPKAGRKSRPAWEQLRELDGESPSLFERVRDRFG, encoded by the coding sequence ATGGCGAAGCGGGATTACTACGAAGTGCTCGGCGTCAGCCGGGATGCGTCGAAGGCCGATGTCAAGAAGGCGTACCGTACGCTGGCGCGGAAATACCACCCCGACGCCAACCGCGAAAACCAGTCCGAAGCCGAGGAGAAATTCAAGGAAATCTCCGAGGCGTACGAAGTGCTGGCCGACGACGAGAAGCGGCCACGCTACGACCGCCACGGCCATGAGGGGGTCAACTTCGGCGGCGGCGGCTTCTCGTGGGACGACTTCACCCACCAGGGCGACATCTCCGACATCTTCGGCCAGCTCTTCGGCGGCGGTGGTGGCGGCGGGATGGGCGATATCTTCTCGCAGTTCTTCGGCGGGGGCGCCCGGCAGCGCGGCCCGCGCAACCGCGGCGCCGACCTGCGCTACGACCTGACGCTGAGCCTCGAGCAGGCCTACAGCGGCCTCGAGCAGCAAGTGACTATCCCGCGTGACGAAGCGTGCGGCGACTGCTCCGGCAGCGGCGCGGCCGAAGGGGGCAGCGCTGTGACCTGCAGCCAGTGCGGCGGTCGCGGGATGGTGCAGCACGTCCAGCGGCGCGGCTTTATGCAGACGGTCCAGACCGGCGAGTGCCCGCAGTGCGGCGGCGACGGGAAAACTGTCGACAAGCCGTGCAGCGGCTGCCGTGGGCGCGGCGTTCGCGAGGCGCGGAAGAAAATCAAGCTAACCATCCCCCCCGGGATTGATGACGGCCACCGGCTGCGCCTGCGTGGGCAGGGCTCGGCCGGCCCGCGCAACGGCCCCCGCGGCGATCTTTACGTCGTCACCAACGTCCGGCGCCACCGCACCTTCCAGCGGCAGGAGACCGAAATCGTGCTCGAGCTGGAGATAACGCCGGCGCAGGCGGTGCTGGGCGAGGAAATCGAGGTGCCGACGCTCGCCGGCAAGGTGATGCTGAAGGTGCCCGCGGGAACCCAGTCGGGCGCGGTGCTGCGGCTGCGCGGCAAGGGGATGCCTGACCTAGCGCGCGCCGGCCGCTACGGAGACCAGCACGTGCGGGTAAACGTCCGCATCCCGAAGGCGGGACGCAAGTCGCGTCCGGCGTGGGAGCAGCTACGCGAGCTGGACGGCGAATCGCCCTCGCTCTTCGAGCGGGTTCGCGACCGCTTCGGCTAA
- a CDS encoding ABC transporter permease: MGSVGEEVARLLQIGRPVFRDGVRQFLLARSTLIIAALLLTPGLLSGWFWYDSRGKVETQVIAGDEVRVFEGEVLHAEMANLFYGLAFNLYLPLVVALVALLGAAELLNTEFKQKTMQLLRTSPVRMYEILLPKLLAGTLGTFVAVGTPLTILYLALLAHGGSFGLREHLPLLGAVLGTLLLASLAYTSIFLLINALVQRPLPISLVYWLVWEVMLASGDSQRFSIMHYLRSFALPQLKYLRIEAGDLGLTAESLSGEFATVVSIATDPGQAVAVLLAVTALAFMLASRMLERKQF; encoded by the coding sequence GTGGGAAGCGTAGGCGAGGAAGTGGCGCGGCTGCTGCAAATTGGCCGGCCGGTGTTCCGCGACGGCGTACGGCAGTTCCTGCTGGCGCGCAGCACGCTGATTATCGCCGCGCTGCTGCTGACTCCGGGGCTACTCTCAGGCTGGTTCTGGTACGACAGCCGCGGTAAAGTGGAGACGCAGGTCATCGCCGGTGACGAGGTGCGCGTCTTTGAAGGGGAAGTGCTGCACGCGGAGATGGCAAACCTGTTCTACGGTCTCGCCTTCAACCTCTATCTGCCCTTGGTAGTAGCGCTGGTGGCGCTGCTGGGTGCGGCCGAATTGCTCAACACCGAGTTCAAGCAAAAGACGATGCAGCTGCTGCGCACCTCACCGGTGCGGATGTACGAAATCCTGCTCCCCAAGCTGCTCGCTGGCACTCTAGGCACTTTCGTCGCGGTGGGAACGCCGCTCACGATCCTCTATCTGGCGCTGCTGGCGCACGGCGGCAGCTTCGGCCTGCGCGAGCACCTGCCGCTGCTCGGCGCGGTGCTCGGGACGCTGCTGCTGGCGTCGCTCGCCTACACCAGCATATTCCTGCTCATCAACGCGCTGGTGCAACGGCCGCTGCCGATCTCACTGGTCTACTGGCTGGTATGGGAAGTGATGCTGGCGAGCGGCGATTCACAACGCTTCAGCATCATGCACTACCTGCGCTCGTTCGCGCTGCCGCAGCTGAAGTATCTCAGGATAGAAGCCGGCGACCTAGGGCTGACCGCCGAGAGCCTGAGTGGTGAATTTGCCACCGTGGTCTCCATCGCAACTGACCCGGGGCAGGCGGTCGCCGTGCTGCTGGCGGTGACGGCGCTCGCCTTCATGCTCGCCTCACGGATGCTCGAACGCAAGCAATTCTGA